AGCGGTACAGAAACATACTATAATGTTTCAACGGGCGATCAGTATGAAGAAGATAAAAAGCTAGCAACTTATATTAACAACGAAATCGTAACAAATGCGAACATGAATAACCGCGGCGTGAAGGAAGGACCATTTTACGTAATTCGCAATATGATGATTCCTTCTGTATTAGTTGAGCTTGGCTTCATTACAAACCCGAGTGACCAAGAAAAACTAATTAATGATAAATACGTAGAAATATTTGCGCAATCTATTTACAAAGGGATTGTCGATTACTACGGAAATTAAATTGGACGAGTACTTGCATTGAATTGCAGGTGCTCGTTTTTTGTGTACCGATTGAAATGATTTTTTCGGAATAATGAAACAATTATAATTTCCAATCGTATATAGAATTAATGGGGGTGTCGTTATGTATAAAATTTTTCAAGTGATGTTCTTTTTTTCGATCTCATTTGTGGTGCTATATGCTGTTGATAAATATGAAACAAAAAAAATGATTGAATCATTACAGGAAATGGAGTTAGTTTCACCTAATTCGTTAAATAAGTTATCGATTGTGTCATATCCAGATGTTAAAACGTATATGTCCTTTGACTATCAGGAAGTACAGGATACATATCGGGCTATACAAAAACTGGATGTAAAGGAAGCAAAGCCTGGTAATGGAGTTGGGAGTTATATGAAAATCCGTTTTTCTGAAGATGGCATGCTAAGTTTCATCGAATATTATTTATATGAAAATGGCTATTTAACACGTGCAGAAGATGCGATTTCTGTTAGTACCTATTTTAATTACAAAACCGATGAGGCAGAGTTAAAGGAGCTTATCGAGGAACTATTAGCTGAAAAAACGTTTGATTAGCGCTACATTGGAGGAAGCTCATGAAAAAAAGAAGAAATCTAATTGTACTAGCATTTTTACTAGTAAGCGTGCTGATATATTAGCAATTGGTACCTATTCCATTAAAACGTGATTTAAAGGATGGGACAATGCTTCAAATGCACGATATGAACCGCATGTCGATCACCGAGTTTCCTGAGATGAATTCTAATATGACAACCGATTTGCAGGAAATTAAAGAAATTAATGCGCTTCTTATGTATGTACAGGTGAGAAAGGGCTCCTTTTTTGATGAACTAACTCGAGATGATGAGGTATTAAAGGTGCGTTTTTCAAATGATGAAACATCCTTTGCTATTACCTATACGTTTTATGAAAATGGGGATTTGGTGCGTTTAGAAAAGGCGATGGTCAATGAAATGGGCATGTATCGCCATGTATCGGACAAAGAGCTTGAGCGGGTAAAGGCGCTTGTGCTTGCGGGGAAGACGCTTGACTAATCCATGGTGATTTAATGGGGAGGAATTGCTTGTTGTGTTTGGAAATGAAACGTATAATTGGGGATACGTTTCAAGTAAATGAAACCTTTGGCGATTATCCAAAACGGCAAAGAGGCATGGTTAATTTCTGTATTAACATTAAGCAAATATTGTAAAGCAGAGAAGTATTTTGGATTGGAGAGAAGGGTATAGGAATGTTAAAAATTTTTTCATATTTACAGAGAAAAGAATGGATACTTGTATCAATTAGTATTGTGTTCATCGTTGTGCAGGTGTTCCTGGACTTGAAGCTGCCAGATTACATGGCAGAAATTACGATGCTTATTCAAACGGACGGCACAAGTGTAAACGATTTGATTGCACCGGGTAGTTATATGTTGCTGTGTGCGATCGGTAGTATGATTGCAGCGGTTATTGTTGGTTATTTCGCCGCGCAAGTTGCTGCTGGATTAGCACGGAGATTGCGAGGTCAAGTGTTTGAAAAAACGCTTTCCTTTTCAATGGCGGAGATGAATCATTTTTCTACGGCGAGTTTAATTACACGCTCTACGAATGATATTACACAAGTGCAAATGCTTGTAGCGATGGGGTTACAGGTCGTTATTAAAGCACCAATTTTAGCGATTTGGGCAATTACAAAAATCGCAAATAAAAATTTAGAATGGACGGCTGCAACGGGTGTAGCCGTATTAGTTTTGATTTTACTTATTTCGATAATAGTAATATTTGCGATTCCGAAGTTCCGTATTATTCAAACATTGACTGATAATTTAAATCGCGTAACACGTGAAAACTTAACAGGAATTCGCGTTGTGCGTGCGTATAATGCAGAGGGCTACCAGCTAGAGAAGTTTGACGGGGCTAACAAAGAATTGATGGATACGAATTTATATGCAATGCGTTTAATGGCACTCATTTTCCCGACGATGGGGCTTATTATGTCAGGGCTTAGCTTATCGATTTACTGGATTGGTGCGTTTCTAATTCATGAGGCTAATGCTGCTGAGAAATTGCCACTGTTTTCGGATATGGTCGTCTTTATGTCATATGCGATGCAGGTCGTGATGGCATTTATGATGGTTAGTATGATTTTCATTATGATGCCACGTGCAGTTGTATCGGCAAAGCGTATTCTAGAAGTATTAAACACGAAAATTACAATTCAAGATGGTAATGGCGCAGTAGGTAGCGGGGTAGGGACAGTCGAGTTTCGCGGTGTAAGCTTTAAATATCCTGGTGCTGAGGAAGCGATTGTTGAGGATGTTAGTTTTAGTGCAAAAAAAGGTGAAACAGTGGCCTTTATTGGAGCTACGGGAAGCGGTAAAACAACGATTTTAAATTTAATTCCGCGCCTGTATGATGTGTCTTCTGGAGCAGTTTTCGTTGATGGTATTAACGTGAAGGACTATAAGCAAGAAGCATTACACAAAAAAATTGGCTATGTGTCACAATCAGCTGTGTTATTTAGTGGCTCAGTAGCGTCAAATGTATCGTATGGTGCTGAGGCGACAATGCTAGAGCGTGTGAAGGAAGCAGTGACGATTGCACAAGGACAGGATTTTGTTGAAAAGTTAGATGGGTCTTATGAGGCAACGATTTCACAAGGTGGAAAAAATATATCTGGTGGACAAAAGCAACGTTTATCGATTGCACGTGCGATTTATCATCAGCCTGACATTTATTTATTTGACGATTCCTTCTCGGCGCTCGATTATAAAACCGACCGCGCATTGCGACAGGCACTGAAAACTGAAACAAAGGACGCTATTACGTTTATCGTGGCGCAGCGTATCGGGACGATTAAAGAAGCAAATCAAATCATTGTACTTGAGCATGGTCGCATTGTTGGTAAGGGGACGCATGAAGAGCTCATGAAAACTTGCGAAACCTATAAGGAAATTGCGTATTCACAGCTTTCGAAGGAGGAGTTAGGCGATGGCAAATAAACATGGCGGTGGTCATCCTGGTGCTCCGGGTATGAAGGGCGAAAAGCCGAATCATTTTAAAGCAACGATTAAAAAGCTGATTCGCTACTGTAAATCGTATATGCCGTTTATTACTTTTTCGCTTGTATTGGCGTTTATTAGTACAGCGTTTACCGTGTATAGCCCTGATTTACTAAGTGATATGACAGACGAAATCCAGCAAGGCTTAATGGGGTCGATGGATTTAGATGTCATTCAAAAAATCGGTTATATTTTAGCAGTGTTATACGGCTTAAGCTTTATTTTTAGCTATGTACAGGGCTTTATGATGGCAACAATTACGCAGCGTATTACGAAAAAAATGCGCGGTGATTTGTCGACGAAAATCAATCGTCTGCCACTTAATTATTTTGATAAAACAACAGTTGGTAATACACTGAGCCGTATCACAAACGATGTCGATACGATAGGGCAAACGTTAAATAACAGCTTAGGGCAGCTCGTGTCAGCTGTGGCAACATTTATTGGTGTGCTCATTATGATGTTTTACACGAACTGGATCATGGCGATTACGGCAATTCTTTCAACGCTACTTGGCTTTGGCTTGATGTCGGTTATTATGGCAAAATCACAAAAGTACTTTGATAACCAGCAGGCACAGCTAGCGGAAATTAATGGTCATATTGAGGAAATATATACCGGGCATCAAATTGTTAAAGTATATAACGGAGAAGCCGAGGCGATTTCAACGTTCCACGCAACAAATGACAAGCTTTATGACAATGCTTGGCGTGCACAGTTTATGTCGGGCGTGATGATGCCATTGATGCAATTTATCGGCAACTTTGGCTATGTGGCAGTTTGTATTGTCGGTGCGTTACTTGTTATTAATGATGTCATTACAATTGGGGTAATCGTGGCGTTTATGGTCTATATTCGCTTATTCACACAGCCGTTAGCCCAAATTGCTCAGGCTGCAACGAATTTGCAATCAACAGCGGCAGCGGCTGAGCGTGTATTCGCGTTTTTAGAAGAGCCAGAGCTTGAGCGTGAAGATGCGAAGCAAATCGTGTTGGGTGAGGTAAAAGGTGCGGTTTCCTTTCAGCATGTGTCGTTTGGCTATACTGAAAATCAGCAAGTTATTAACGATTTCACACTGGATGTACAGGCGGGACAAAAGGTGGCAATTGTTGGGCCAACAGGTGCTGGTAAAACGACGATTGTAAATTTACTGATGCGCTTTTATGAAATGAATTCAGGTGATATTAAAATCGATGGCATTTCGATTAAAGACTTAACACGTGAGCAGGTTCATGAGCAGTTTTGTATGGTGTTGCAGGACACATGGCTTTTTGAAGGCTCAATTCGAGATAATATTGTTTACTCAACGCAAAATGTGTCCGATGAGCAAGTAATTGCGGCAGCAAAAGCAGTAGGGATGCATCAAACGATTTCGGCATTACCTGATGGCTACAATACGTTGTTAAATGATAAGGTCAGTCTATCAATTGGGCAAAAGCAGCTGTTAACGATTGCCCGTGCGATGATTGAAAATGCACCGCTTTTAATTTTAGATGAGGCAACAAGCTCGGTGGATACACGTACCGAGGTACAAATTCAAGCGGCGATGGATCAGCTGTCAGTTGGTAAAACGTCGTTTGTTATTGCTCACCGTCTATCAACGATTCGCAATGCGGATGTCATTATTGTCATGAAGGATGGCTCGATTTTAGAAACAGGAAACCATGAAGAACTGCTATCGCGCGGTGGATTTTATGCGGACCTATATAATAGTCAATTTGAAAGTGCGTCATAATATAAAAGCCCACAAAGTAAGTGTAAAAGCTTACTTTGTGGGCTTTTTACTGTTATGGAGCTGCAATCCTTAACTGCTGTTTTATAAATGCTGAGCTTGCTGCGACGAGGGTTGTCACAATTACTATGATTACGCCCATTACCGCAACAATTGGCGGTAATGCATTGGCATAATCCAGTATAAAAAATCCACAAATATATAAAGCGATAATGACAAATGCGCAATATTTAATGTGGTTCAACCCTTGAATGATCCGAGTTGAAAAAATTGATTTCCGCTCAATCGTGCGAATCATGAGTATCGTTTCAACAAGCGCATAGAAAAAGGGCACGGCTGTCGCGTACATACCAAGTAATATCGGGTAGTGCAAGTAGGCAACTTCAGGGTTTGCGTTAACTGTTTCACGCGCAACTGCTGGCAAAACAGTAATACATAAAAACAAGACAATACAGCCTAAAGAGCCAATGACTAAGCTTAAAAAAGTGGCGTTGATTTTTTGCATAGGTACCTCCTTGTTTATGGTAATTAATATAACGACGGAAAATTTGGAATGTTCCTCGATTTATTTGTTTTTTTGAAATATTAAAGAATATAGCAAGCGATGTATGTATAATTAAATTTAAGGATTAAACGAAATTTTAGATGAGAAGTTTGACGTTTCGAGGGGGGAAGTACTTTGAATAAATTCCCTAAAATAATGGGTTTTTTGTTTTTAATAATAAATTTATGTTTTGTATGGGTTTCTTTAAAAATATCTGATTTATTTGTAAAGCTAGAAAGACTTGACGAGCTTAATGGGTATATGTTGACGGATGAAGAGGAAGTTACGAGTTTCCTTATTTTCAGTATTCCAATGTTCATGATACAAGTTCTATTTCTTTATTTTATTTTTAACTATTTGAAAAAAAGGCACGTTAATAATCCTGTAATCATACTGTACTTAGTAGCAAATTCTCTTTTCTTTTTATGGTTTGTCTTTAATGTATATCAGTTCACAATAAATGGATATTAAACACTATGTGATATTAAACGTATACATATACATAAATAAACCTAATAACATTCCCAAATCAAAGTTAGTGAATCCCCTTATTCCATCGAATAGGGGGTAATTTGGGAGTGATTTATATTTAGTTATTAAGGTCACTATAAAGCTTTTTTATATGTTATTTCTCCGTCATTATATGTCAGAATGCCAAATTTTTCCACATCGATTTCAACCACTAATACATATTCTAGAAACCATTCTTCCCACGAACCAATACTATTTCTCATTTTCAGAGTTGTTTTCTATACTATATCCTTCACCGTACTTAATTACCTCAAGACCTTCAATAATTGGTTTTTATATATTCGGTTAGATTTGCGACTGTATGAGAAACATCGGATAAAATCGCTCCTGGACTTTCTGGTTCGACGCCATAAATTTCAAATAGTTCATTTTCTATTTGCATAAGTTCTAATCTAATGTCGCTTAATTTTTCAATAATCCTCTCTTTTTCCATTTCAATCTACCTTTCGATACATCAGTGTATTAACCCTTGTTAACCGTTTTATCATTCTCATTCTTCAGTAAAATGATTCTTATAATTGACGAACTGTGCATTACATAATAAATTAAAAACAAACACACGACGTGGTATAATTATCCATATTGAATAGGGGGGATTCGTAAATGACCACGATTTTCGCTTTTATACCAATCTTTTTTTACCTTTGCCCAATTGTATTCGTAATTTGGTTTCTAGTTAAATTTCTTAAAATACAGCAAGAAAAAAATGAAATACTCAGGACTATTGCTAACAAGCTAAAAAATTAAACGGGGAAACCCGT
This portion of the Solibacillus daqui genome encodes:
- a CDS encoding ABC transporter ATP-binding protein, whose product is MLKIFSYLQRKEWILVSISIVFIVVQVFLDLKLPDYMAEITMLIQTDGTSVNDLIAPGSYMLLCAIGSMIAAVIVGYFAAQVAAGLARRLRGQVFEKTLSFSMAEMNHFSTASLITRSTNDITQVQMLVAMGLQVVIKAPILAIWAITKIANKNLEWTAATGVAVLVLILLISIIVIFAIPKFRIIQTLTDNLNRVTRENLTGIRVVRAYNAEGYQLEKFDGANKELMDTNLYAMRLMALIFPTMGLIMSGLSLSIYWIGAFLIHEANAAEKLPLFSDMVVFMSYAMQVVMAFMMVSMIFIMMPRAVVSAKRILEVLNTKITIQDGNGAVGSGVGTVEFRGVSFKYPGAEEAIVEDVSFSAKKGETVAFIGATGSGKTTILNLIPRLYDVSSGAVFVDGINVKDYKQEALHKKIGYVSQSAVLFSGSVASNVSYGAEATMLERVKEAVTIAQGQDFVEKLDGSYEATISQGGKNISGGQKQRLSIARAIYHQPDIYLFDDSFSALDYKTDRALRQALKTETKDAITFIVAQRIGTIKEANQIIVLEHGRIVGKGTHEELMKTCETYKEIAYSQLSKEELGDGK
- a CDS encoding ABC transporter ATP-binding protein, translated to MANKHGGGHPGAPGMKGEKPNHFKATIKKLIRYCKSYMPFITFSLVLAFISTAFTVYSPDLLSDMTDEIQQGLMGSMDLDVIQKIGYILAVLYGLSFIFSYVQGFMMATITQRITKKMRGDLSTKINRLPLNYFDKTTVGNTLSRITNDVDTIGQTLNNSLGQLVSAVATFIGVLIMMFYTNWIMAITAILSTLLGFGLMSVIMAKSQKYFDNQQAQLAEINGHIEEIYTGHQIVKVYNGEAEAISTFHATNDKLYDNAWRAQFMSGVMMPLMQFIGNFGYVAVCIVGALLVINDVITIGVIVAFMVYIRLFTQPLAQIAQAATNLQSTAAAAERVFAFLEEPELEREDAKQIVLGEVKGAVSFQHVSFGYTENQQVINDFTLDVQAGQKVAIVGPTGAGKTTIVNLLMRFYEMNSGDIKIDGISIKDLTREQVHEQFCMVLQDTWLFEGSIRDNIVYSTQNVSDEQVIAAAKAVGMHQTISALPDGYNTLLNDKVSLSIGQKQLLTIARAMIENAPLLILDEATSSVDTRTEVQIQAAMDQLSVGKTSFVIAHRLSTIRNADVIIVMKDGSILETGNHEELLSRGGFYADLYNSQFESAS
- a CDS encoding DUF2975 domain-containing protein — encoded protein: MQKINATFLSLVIGSLGCIVLFLCITVLPAVARETVNANPEVAYLHYPILLGMYATAVPFFYALVETILMIRTIERKSIFSTRIIQGLNHIKYCAFVIIALYICGFFILDYANALPPIVAVMGVIIVIVTTLVAASSAFIKQQLRIAAP